The Plectropomus leopardus isolate mb unplaced genomic scaffold, YSFRI_Pleo_2.0 unplaced_scaffold84562, whole genome shotgun sequence genome includes the window gttttcttttttaatattcgaaaaaaataaataaaaaaataaaaaaatcagatcagaCCTTGACTGTGTTCCCAAACTTGGAGTAGTCCACAGAGTACACGCCCTCCTCCTCCGTCACTATGGGAACGAAGCGGTGACCCCACTGGATCTCCTCGGAGATGTAGGAGGTCCGGGCCTGCGTGGTGATCCCGGTCGTCTCCACGACGCCCTCCAGGATGACGATCACTTCCAGGTCGCTGCACTGCAGCTCCATGGCTGACAGGTCGTACAGCGGGCTGAGGACGGAGAAAACgtgtttaaaaacagactttacGTAAGTCTTTCCTGCGATCTACGGTCGTCGTACCTGTTTTTGTCGATGATGTGGCAGATGATGAGCGG containing:
- the LOC121940360 gene encoding ATP-sensitive inward rectifier potassium channel 8-like translates to VVRKTTTPEGEVIPIHQIDVQTESAVASNSLFLLAPLIICHIIDKNSPLYDLSAMELQCSDLEVIVILEGVVETTGITTQARTSYISEEIQWGHRFVPIVTEEEGVYSVDYSKFGNTVKV